In the genome of Fischerella sp. PCC 9605, the window CAATAACTTGTTTAACTATTTGGCGATAGTGCGCGGTGGTATCCATTGCTTTACCTCTGCCTTCTCTACATCTACAATAATTAATTTCAAGGGTAGGTCATTAATAACAAGTTCACCTATCGGTTCGCTAAATATTTCATCATAGATAATATCGGTAATTGCCAAGTAAACTTCACGTCCTGGGTCAACTTTGTTTAGCAATAGTCGATAAAGAATATACTGACCTAGAGCTTGTTCTAAATCACCAATCGCAGATTTACTTCTAAAGTCTTTTATTTCTATCGCAATTCGGCTATTTTCTCTTTCTGCCCCGATGAAACGCCCCTGAATATTATTAATTTTATTAGATTTAGTTGCCCCAAGGTCTACAAATAAAAATCGCTCTCCGTAGGATATGACATAAGGATCAGCAGTAATATTCCAACCATCTTTAATAATCGCTTGTTTAACAATTTCATGAATTGCATCTCTTTGCGGCACTATATTAATACCTCATCAGCTTCAAACCTCTGTACTATAGCTTCAGTTCCTATTTCTCGTTAATTGCCCTAGTCGCTTTAACACACTCAAAACTGTATACAGTTCATTTCCTGGATTAAAAATGTAGAATAGCCGAGAAAAAGCATACTTTGGCGTTTCTTGTTTCACCAATTTCACAAATATAAAACTACCACCATTCGTGATTAGCCCGTAGGTTGGTTTGTCAGAGTTAGCGATCGCCAGCATATAAGCTAGAATTTGTGGTTTACCCACCTCCACAGAAAAAGCTGCCTGTTTAGACTCAATAACTACTACCACCAGCTGTTCAAACAAAACTAAGACATCAATATTACCTTTGACAATTACACCTTCATCTTCTGCCGAAATTTCCACAGACTTTTCTGATTTAACGTGAAAGGGAGATAAGTAAAAGTCTGCTAAATCCAACAGTGGAGATAACACCACCATCTTGACGGTGTTTTCAAGTAGGGGAGAATACTTCAGTAAGTTTGAATAAGCTGCTTTAACTCGGTCAAGTCGTTGCTTTTCCGAGTCTGTTATTTCTGGTAAGTCTTTTTGCCACTCTGTAAAAAATTGGTCATCCTCAGTCATCACCAGACCAAATCTAGTTTCTAAGTCAAGCAGGCTAATATCTTTTGCTTGTATTGTTTGAACCATTGTTTATAAAGCTTTCGAGACTAAGCAGATTTTTTTGTGCTTGGCTTCTTCTTTGATTTGGCAATCGGCTGAGGTGGAATTTTCTGGGCTTTTGGTTTCGGGGGTCGGCATTTTTCACAAAATAATGGTCGAGAAGGATAGCAAATACGTTCAACCACACCATTACATTCTTTACAGACAAAGCGATACACTTTTTGTCTAATCAGGCGAACGTGCGCTTTGACGTGAACTTCCTTTTTTTCCACTTGTGTCTGTCCCAATGAGTGCATCGTTAGGCTAATTTATCGAAATTTTTGGGGTTGTTGGAAAGGGTAGCGAGTTAGCGCAGATTTAAGAATTAGAGTATAACCCTAAAGTAACGGAGTACTATAAATTTGTATTTCCATTCATCATATATCAATATATGATGTCTCCATCTCCATATATGATGCTGAAATAACATTCCAAAAGTAAGGTCATGCAAGTTCGACTAGCTGTAATTAGCAACGCTGGGGGAAGTGGTAAAACTACGCTTTCGGTACACTTGGCATACGAACTAGGTCTTCGCAGCCTCCTTGTAGCGCTCTTTGACCTCGACCCGCAAGGGTCATTGACCCTCTTTTGTGGTTTGCAACCGCCAGAGCCGGAACAAACGCTGGCTGCTGTGCTAAAAGATAATTTTGACGGTTCTTGGCCTTTAACTCACTGCTGGAGCGAACACACTGATAAAGTGGTTATCTGTCAAGGTGGAATGGTATTGACTCAGACGGCGGATGAACTAGTGCTGCACAAACGCGGAGCCTACCTTTTAGGAGACTGCTTAACTGACCATCCACTTGAGCATGACCTAATTATCTTTGATTGCCCAGCGACTCTTGGACCTTTGCCTTTGATGGCTCTGGCTGCTTGTACTCATGTCATTATTCCCGTACAACTGGAACCAAAATCAATTCAAGGAGCAGCTCATTTAATAGAGTGGTACTACTACCATTGTAAGCACTTACGCCTAAAACCATCTCCAGAAATTATCGGGTTTGTCCCCAACCAATATGATTCTCGACGGGGTACTCATCGGTAGATGTTGGCTGCATTACCAGAACAGTTGCAGCAGATAAATATTCGTGCGTTTCCTGAAATTCGGGATAGCGCCGAATTTGTTAATGCTAGCGGTCAAGGATTGCCAATACATCTTTATCGCCCTAGCCATCCTGCTAAGGATGATTTTAAACAAATTACCTCTCAACTAGTAAATTTGATTGGAAAGCCAACTAATAAAACCAAAAAAACAAAATAATATTTATGTGCGCTCGTAAAACTCCTGACCTTACCAATTATTTTTCAGCAGCCAAGCAATCCCAGCAGTTATCTGAAGCTGAAGAAGAGATACAGCGATTAAGAGCAGAAATTGAAGAACTTCGTTCAAAAGGGTCGGCTGATTTGGAGGCGCATCTTAACGCACTGCGCGAGCAACTCCAATCACAAACGGGTATCCTGTCCATTCCCATTGAACAAATTGAGCCAAACCGAGAACAACCCAGACAGACATTTTTATCTGAAAGTATTGAATCAATGTCCCGTTCTTTGGCGAATGATGGACAATTGGAACCAATTATTCTTGTTCAGCGAGAGAAGTTAGTTATATTCGATGGGGAACGGCGTTGGCGTAGTGCCAAAACGTTGGGTTGGCAGAATCTCCAAGCTGTAATCATTCCAGAACCTGAAAGCTTACATCGCAAAGCACTACTAACCTCCCTACACCGCGAAGACCTCAATCCCCTCGATAAGGCAGAAGCGATTGTCCGAGAAATAGCAAGCAACACCGATCTAGAATCTCAAGATATTCCTCGTATTCTCTCTACAGTGGTGCGGCGGCTGAACGCACAAAAACGGATGAACTTTGTTGTAGAACTGATTACGGCTGACTCTCAAGAGCAACAGCAAGGTTTAGAAGATTTGGGGTTAAGTGATTCAGAAAAAGCAGTATTGGCATTATTGTTGGATTTACAGC includes:
- a CDS encoding ParB/RepB/Spo0J family partition protein, whose translation is MCARKTPDLTNYFSAAKQSQQLSEAEEEIQRLRAEIEELRSKGSADLEAHLNALREQLQSQTGILSIPIEQIEPNREQPRQTFLSESIESMSRSLANDGQLEPIILVQREKLVIFDGERRWRSAKTLGWQNLQAVIIPEPESLHRKALLTSLHREDLNPLDKAEAIVREIASNTDLESQDIPRILSTVVRRLNAQKRMNFVVELITADSQEQQQGLEDLGLSDSEKAVLALLLDLQLNPASIDANIFPMLSLASDLKAAIRSGLKGVHAMALQKLSAKNLGVSEEDAQSIRVDTTQEVMTKKLSASATRKLVSSVIENQAQSSTPADKIKPVAKEARRLQKLSLESLKKAEKTQLVELQEVLRQKLAEIEEVLKQK
- a CDS encoding XisH family protein, whose protein sequence is MPQRDAIHEIVKQAIIKDGWNITADPYVISYGERFLFVDLGATKSNKINNIQGRFIGAERENSRIAIEIKDFRSKSAIGDLEQALGQYILYRLLLNKVDPGREVYLAITDIIYDEIFSEPIGELVINDLPLKLIIVDVEKAEVKQWIPPRTIAK